One Rosa chinensis cultivar Old Blush chromosome 5, RchiOBHm-V2, whole genome shotgun sequence genomic region harbors:
- the LOC112164009 gene encoding subtilisin-like protease SBT4.6 — MMMMQVYIVYLGSLSDGLYSPSSHHLSILQRVVQDSSPENVLVRSYKRSFNGFAARLTDQEREKLSKMKEVVSVFPSRTLQLQTTRSWDFMGFNEKIGRNATVESDIIVGVIDSGIWPESESFKDEGFGPPPKKWKGACEGGKKFTCNNKLIGARYYSSTESARDDTGHGTHTASTAAGNAVRDVSFYGLAQGTARGGVPSARIAAYKVCTPGTLCSAHDTLAAFDDAIADGVDIITASVAFSMIQEFDVDPLAIGTFHAMEKGILTSHAAGNNGPSGATVTSVAPWVLTVAASSMDRRIIDKVILGNGRTVIGNSVNSFTLNGTSFPLIHGKNASKNCTETIAGGCEQGCLDSSLVKGKVVLCDKYGLLEAFQSGALGSILPNFRAVDDASYVLPLAGTTINNENYNVVMSYLNSTRYPRVNILKSEVIKNPAAPAVASFSARGPNLILPDIIKPDISAPGIEILAAFSSAPISTTPGDMRRVKYNIQSGTSMACPHVAGVATYVKTFRPDWSPAAIKSSIMTTAWPMNDPSSNVSTGEFAYGSGHINPLKAIDPGLVYDASKEDYIKLLCISYDESRVRLVSGDNSTCPTGPDKGSPKDHNYPSMGAKVTAMQPFTVKFNRRVKNVGNANSTYVAKISPNSKLEIKVVPEVLSFKSLNEEKTFNVTVSGSNLPFESRASASLVWSDGTHGVRSPIVVYTVPRA, encoded by the exons TTCTCCTGAAAATGTTTTGGTAAGAAGTTACAAAAGGAGTTTCAATGGATTTGCTGCCAGACTCACTGACCAGGAAAGAGAAAAACTTTCTA AAATGAAGGAAGTAGTCTCTGTTTTTCCAAGCAGAACATTGCAACTTCAAACAACAAGATCTTGGGACTTCATGGGATTCAATGAGAAAATTGGTCGAAATGCCACAGTTGAGAGTGATATTATTGTGGGTGTCATTGACAGTGGAATTTGGCCTGAATCTGAGAGTTTTAAGGATGAAGGTTTTGGTCCTCCACCCAAGAAGTGGAAAGGTGCTTGTGAAGGGGGCAAAAAATTTACTTGCAACAa CAAGCTTATTGGAGCTCGGTATTACTCGTCAACAGAGTCTGCAAGGGATGACACAGGTCACGGAACCCACACTGCCTCAACGGCAGCAGGAAATGCTGTAAGAGATGTAAGCTTTTATGGACTAGCACAAGGTACGGCAAGAGGAGGAGTTCCCTCTGCAAGAATTGCAGCATACAAAGTCTGTACCCCGGGCACATTGTGTAGTGCACATGATACCCTGGCTGCTTTTGACGATGCAATTGCTGATGGAGTCGATATTATTACAGCTTCAGTTGCATTTAGTATGATACAAGAATTCGATGTGGATCCTCTTGCAATTGGTACTTTTCACGCAATGGAGAAAGGGATACTAACCTCACATGCTGCGGGCAACAATGGACCTTCCGGTGCTACTGTAACAAGTGTAGCACCTTGGGTGCTTACAGTTGCAGCAAGTAGCATGGACCGTCGGATCATTGACAAGGTTATCCTTGGAAATGGAAGGACAGTAATT GGGAATTCTGTGAACTCCTTCACATTAAATGGTACAAGTTTTCCTCTGATACATGGAAAAAATGCTTCAAAGAATTGCACAGAAACAATTGCGGG AGGTTGTGAACAAGGTTGCCTGGACAGTAGTCTAGTGAAGGGAAAGGTTGTGCTATGTGATAAATATGGACTTCTTGAAGCATTTCAATCTGGTGCACTAGGTTCAATTTTACCCAATTTTCGAGCTGTTGATGATGCCTCTTATGTTCTCCCATTAGCTGGCACGACTATAAACAACGAAAACTATAATGTAGTCATGTCATACTTGAACTCCACcag ATATCCTCGCGTGAACATATTAAAAAGTGAAGTCATAAAAAATCCTGCTGCACCTGCTGTTGCTTCATTCTCTGCACGTGGACCGAATTTAATTTTACCTGATATTATCAAG CCAGATATAAGTGCCCCAGGGATAGAAATTCTGGCTGCATTTTCGTCTGCTCCTATCTCAACCACTCCTGGAGATATGAGGCGTGTTAAGTACAATATACAATCTGGAACCTCCATGGCTTGCCCCCATGTTGCTGGTGTAGCTACCTATGTTAAAACCTTCCGCCCTGATTGGTCTCCCGCGGCCATCAAATCATCTATTATGACTACTG CTTGGCCCATGAATGATCCCAGCAGCAATGTTTCCACTGGTGAATTCGCTTATGGATCAGGCCATATCAATCCATTAAAAGCTATTGACCCCGGGCTTGTGTATGATGCTTCCAAAGAAGATTACATAAAGTTGCTGTGCATCAGCTATGATGAAAGCAGAGTTAGACTTGTATCAGGAGATAACAGCACATGCCCTACAGGTCCTGACAAGGGATCTCCGAAGGATCATAATTACCCTTCGATGGGAGCAAAAGTTACCGCAATGCAACCATTTACAGTTAAATTTAATAGAAGAGTTAAAAATGTTGGCAATGCAAACTCCACTTATGTAGCCAAAATCTCCCCCAATTCCAAACTCGAGATTAAAGTGGTGCCGGAAGTCCTATCCTTCAAGTCCTTGAATGAGGAGAAGACTTTTAATGTGACTGTTTCTGGAAGCAATTTGCCTTTTGAATCACGAGCATCTGCTTCACTGGTTTGGTCTGATGGTACTCATGGCGTTAGAAGTCCGATTGTTGTGTACACCGTGCCTAGAGCATGA